Proteins encoded in a region of the Podospora pseudopauciseta strain CBS 411.78 chromosome 6, whole genome shotgun sequence genome:
- the SPT3 gene encoding Transcription initiation protein spt3 (EggNog:ENOG503NXIN; COG:K), whose protein sequence is MPRQMLPKETPELYTAHQLQPVPPRQVPEVQPQLEKQPEPERQPEPEPQQLRAIPMLQSEQPRDFAPHRGNEQVQQQNDGQFMKGATPPTRQQQEDDTTMYFQASLHELYPVRLVNPRCAKFKKVFQRPHFFTPSPSYSIGYTPVPPPQPGAATGSTTVDDSAPPVIDVPRSAVKEAIASRNNVFKGNPALFDEVMMNGQPLDLSGYDLEQNEEGTANLIPLNLDPAAFMLKDFLTRPDPMETGKGKEGGTGREGEREEVAFEVEIDPSDWIADIVTKMMYVSGETGEPSAETTGIIEDIVRQQVIEILRNCTELAARRGARAITINDLIFQIRDDAPKVSRLRTFLSWKDVRKNVKDSDDKGGEGDLGAGEDPVGGVVPGGPVDDTAKKNKKAKVGLPWEPSSYFAVEVPEREDEEDEEEEEMNHITLQRLRKADERTKAMTREEYVTWSEFRQASFTYRKGKRFREWAGFGIVTDSKPSDDIVDILGFLTFEMVQTLTEEALKIKENEDQHRERTGGGEQAAGNAAKKRKMGGLGGGLFDPPSEGRTPVEPRHIQEAFRRLQGRSKKSRAMLNGTRIQQRTNLRLF, encoded by the exons ATGCCACGACAGATGCTGCCCAAAGAAACCCCAGAGTTATATACAGCCCATCAACTTCAACCAGTGCCGCCTCGTCAAGTACCCGAGGTGCAGCCACAGCTTGAGAAGCAGCCTGAGCCTGAAAGGCAACCCGAGCCAGAGCCGCAGCAGTTGCGAGCCATTCCGATGCTTCAGTCAGAGCAACCTCGTGATTTTGCCCCCCATCGAGGAAATGAGCAGGTCCAGCAGCAGAATGATGGCCAGTTCATGAAGGGGGCGACCCCCCCGACTCGACAGCAACAGGAAGATGACACCACCATGTACTTTCAAGCCTCCCTTCACGAGCTCTATCCCGTCAGGCTCGTCAATCCGCGGTGCGCCAAATTCAAGAAAGTGTTTCAGAGGCCACACTTCTTCACCCCGTCCCCGAGTTATTCAATCGGATACACTCCTGTGCCGCCACCGCAGCCCGGAGCTGCTACTGGTAGTACTACTGTCGATGACTCCGCGCCCCCTGTCATTGACGTCCCGCGCTCTGCAGTCAAAGAAGCCATTGCCAGTCGTAACAACGTCTTCAAGGGAAACCCCGCGCTGTTTGACGAGGTCATGATGAATGGCCAACCACTTGACCTTAGTGGCTACGACCTTGAGCAGAATGAGGAAGGCACTGCCAATTTGATCCCGCTTAACCTTGACCCGGCTGCGTTTATGCTCAAGGATTTCCTCACTCGACCTGATCCGATGGAaacggggaaggggaaagaaggggggactggacgggagggggagagggaggaggttgctttTGAGGTCGAAATTGATCCCAGCGACTGGATTGCTGACATTGTTACCAAGATGATGTACGTCTCTGGTGAGACGGGCGAGCCATCGGCCGAGACGACGGGGATTATCGAGGATATCGTGAGGCAGCAGGTTATTGAGATT CTCCGCAACTGCACCGAACTCGCCGCCCGCCGCGGCGCCCGCGCGATCACTATTAATGACCTGATTTTCCAAATCCGTGATGACGCCCCAAAGGTTTCCCGTCTGCGGACATTCCTCTCCTGGAAAGACGTCCGCAAAAACGTCAAGGATTCCGACGAcaagggaggagagggtgatcTTGGTGCGGGTGAAGACCCCGTCGGTGGTGTAGTTCCCGGCGGGCCAGTCGACGACACGgccaaaaagaacaagaaagCCAAAGTCGGCCTCCCCTGGGAACCATCGTCTTATTTCGCCGTCGAAGTCCCAGAGagagaagacgaagaagacgaggaggaagaggaaatgAACCACATCACCCTCCAGCGCCTCCGCAAGGCAGACGAGCGGACCAAGGCCATGACGCGAGAGGAATACGTCACCTGGTCTGAGTTTCGCCAAGCATCGTTTACGTACCGCAAAGGAAAGAGATTTAGGGAATGGGCGGGTTTCGGGATCGTGACGGATAGCAAGCCGAGTGATGATATTGTGGATATCTTGGGGTTTTTGACGTTTGAGATGGTGCAGACGCTGACGGAGGAGGCGttgaagatcaaggagaaTGAGGACCAGCATAGGGAgaggacgggagggggggagcaGGCGGCGGGGAAtgcggcgaagaagaggaagatgggggggttgggtggggggttgtttgatcCGCCTAGTGAGGGGAGGACGCCAGTTGAGCCGAGGCATATTCAGGAGGCTTTTAGGAGGCTGCAGGGACGGAGTAAGAAGAGTAGGGCTATGTTGAACGGGACGAGGATTCAGCAGAGGACGAATTTGAGGTTATTTtag